One window of the Desulfobaccales bacterium genome contains the following:
- a CDS encoding NifU family protein: MKRGVEMAIAKIRPFLQRDGGDIELVDVSDGIVKVRLTGACKGCPMSQMTLKQGVEKAIMREVPGVTEVQAVM; this comes from the coding sequence ATCAAACGCGGGGTTGAAATGGCCATCGCCAAAATCCGGCCCTTTCTGCAGCGGGACGGCGGCGATATCGAACTGGTGGACGTGAGCGACGGCATCGTCAAGGTGCGCCTCACCGGCGCCTGCAAAGGCTGCCCCATGAGCCAGATGACCCTGAAGCAGGGCGTGGAAAAGGCCATCATGCGGGAAGTGCCGGGCGTGACGGAAGTCCAGGCGGTGATGTAA